From the Fusobacterium ulcerans ATCC 49185 genome, the window GTAATGTTGGAAATGGAAAAACTATAATAAGAGTTTCTCATAATCAAGCTGCTGATCATCCTACAAATATTGGGTTATTAGCATTTGAAGAATTTATAGAAAGTAGACTTGGAGATAAGTATGATGTTCAAATATTTCCAAATGAACTTTTAGGTTCTCAGGTAAATACAGTTGAACTTACACAAACAGGAGCTATCAATTTTACTGTAGCAAGTAATGCTATTCTTGAAAGTTTTGATGATATATACCAAATATTTAATTTACCATATCTATTCAATAGTCCTGAACATTACCATACTGTAATGGATAATAAAGAGCTTATAAAACCTATCTTTACTGCTACTGAGAAATCTGGATTTGAAGCTGTTGCATGGTTAGATGCTGGTACTAGAAATTTTTATACAGTTAAAAAACCTATCAGAACCCCAGATGATCTAAAGGGTCTTAAAATTAGAGTACAGCAGTCAGCTTCTAACATCAGAATGATGGAGCTTTTTGGCGGAGCAGCTACTCCTATGGGATTTGGTGAAGTTTATACTGCTCTTCAGCAAAGTGTCATTGATGGAGCTGAAAATAATGAATTAGCACTTACAAGTAATAAACATGGTGAAGTTTGTAAATATTATTCATATAATATGCACCAAATGGTACCTGATATTGTAATTGGAAATATAAGATTTCTCAATAGCCTTTCTCATGAAGAAAGAGCCATTTTTGATGAAGGATTTAAAATTATATCAAAGGTGCAAAGAGAAGCTTGGGGATCATCTGTAGAAAAAGCTATTGAAGAAGCTAAAAAAATGAATGTAGAATTTATTTATCCTGATGTACTTGCTTTCCAAGAGAAAGTTTTACCTCTTCATAAAGAAGTATTAGATGCAAATCCTAAATTAAAACCAATTTATGACAGAATCCAAGAAATTGGGAAAGAAGTTATAGGAGGTAAAAACTAATGACTGAAATAAGAAACTTTTTGAATAAAATTATTTTAAGTATATGTGTTATTCTTTTTATGTTCATGACTGCTGTAGGAACTTATCAAATTTTAGTGAGATATATCTTTAAATCACCAAGTACAGTATCAGAAGAACTTATTTCTTATTCTTTTGCATGGATGTCAATGTTTGCTGCCTCTTATATTTTTGGAAAAAGAGATCATATGCGTATGGTATTTTTTATAGAAAGATTTAATAAAAATGTTCAAGCAAGAGTTGGAATAATAACTGAAATTGTTGTTCTGTTGTTTGCTGTTGGAGTCCTTATCTCTGGTGGAGCATATATTGCTGTTTTAAGTATGACTCAAACAACTCCTGCTCTTGGAATATCTATGGGATATATTTATATGGTACTTCCTGTTTGTGGAATAATTACAGCTATATATAGTGTTCTTAATATATTTGATCTTATGAAAAAATCAAAGGAGGCATAAGAATATGGTACTTACTACAGCATTAATTATGTTTATTGTCTTAATAATAACCCTGCTTCTTGGATTTCCAATTGCAATAAGTATAGGAATATCATCTGTTCTTGCTATTCTTCCATCACTTGCTTTGGATAATACACTTGTTACTGGAGCTCAAAGAATATTTTCTGGAATCTCTAATTTTACCTTAATTGCTATCCCTTTTTTCATTCTAGCTGGTAATATTATGAATCAGGGAGGAATAGCTAAAAAAGTGGTAGCATTTGCTCAATCTTTAACTGGTAGAATTCCTGGTTCTCTTATGCAGACAAATATCCTTGCTAATATGATGTTTGGAGCTATTTCTGGTTCATCAGTTGCTGCTTGTGCTGCCATGGGGGGAATCCTTCTTCCTATGGAAGAGGAAGAAGGATATGATAAAAAATTAGGAGCCACTGTCAATATAGCTACTGCTCCTACAGGTTTATTGATTCCTCCTTCTAACTCTCTTATTGTTTATTCCTTAGTGAGTGGAGGAACCTCTGTTGCTGCTCTCTTTATGGCTGGATATATTCCTGGCATTTTATGGGGAATTGGATGTATGGCTCTTACTTTCTTTCTTGCTAAAAACCGTGGAATGAAAGGAAAAGCTAGTGTACAATTGAAAGTTATATTAATTACTTTCATTGATGCCCTTCCATCATTAGCTCTTATAATTATTGTTATTGGTGGAATTATCAAAGGGGTTTTCACTCCTACTGAAGGATCTGTAGTTGCTGTTGTATATACACTATTGTTATCAATGATATTCTACAGAACTATCAATTTAAAAAATCTCATCAGTATCTTTGAAGAAAGTGCTAAAATGACTGGAGTTATTGTTTTTCTGATTGGTGTTTCAACAATTATGTCATGGGTAATGGCATTTACTGGAGTACCTCAAGCAATCTCAACTTTAATTCTTGGAATAACTAATAATAAATATATAATACTTCTTCTTATGAATTTGCTTTTATTATTTATAGGAACATTTATGGATGTTACTCCAGCAATCCTTATATTTACACCTATTTTCCTTCCAATAGTTAAAGCTTTTGGAATGAGTCCTATCCAATTTGGTATTATCATAGTATTTAATCTATGTATTGGAAACATCACTCCTCCAGTTGGAAATACTCTATTTGTCGGAGTAAAAGTTGGAAATTTGAAAATAGAAGATGTAATGAGAGAACTTATTAAATATTATGTTGTCATAATAATTGTTCTAATGTTTGTAACATATATTCCAGATTTATCTTTATATCTTCCTAAATTAAGTGGTCTTATAAAATAATTTAAAAATAAAAAATTCCCTTTACTTTTCAATTATTGTAAGGGGAATTTTTGTATATTTTAAGAAAAATATTCTGGGTACTTTTCCATATATTCGTTTATAACTTCTTTAAAATTTAATAAATGCTTTGTTATAAGAGAATCTATCTTTTCTATATCTTTCTCTTCTATCAATTTAACTATGTCAATATGCTGTTTAAGTGTAGCTTCAACATTTGTTTTTTCTAAAGCATCTATTAATCTCAATCTATCATAATGAGTTGATAATCTTTTTATTGTTTTCCATACATTTTTTTTATTGTAATTTTCAAAAAGAATTGTATGAAATTGGTTATCCAATTCAAAAAATTTATGAAGATCTTCCTTAAACTTTATTATAATTTTTTGATACTCTATATTTTTTTCCAAAGTTTTTATCAAAGATTTAGATTGTATATCTTTACAAGCTATTTCTAACATCTCTTTCTCACAAAGTTTTCTCAAAAAAACTGCTTCCTCTACTAAATTTAAATCTATTTTAGAAACTACAGATCCTTTTTGTGGAAATACATTGAGAAGTTTTTCTTCAGACAATCTAACAAATGCTTCTCTTACAGGTGTTCTACTCACATTAAGAAGTTCACTTAATTCTATTTCACTTACAGTTTCACCTGGTTTTAAATTAAGATTCATTATATTATCTTTAAGTACCCTATAAATATATTGTCTGTTATTTTCAGTTTTATTCTTTTCTGTATTTAGTAACTTCATTTCTCCCCCAGTTTATTTATTAAAATACTCTAATCTTTTAGAAATTTCTTCACATGATTTTCTCATGGACTCAGCTATCTTCAATGCTCTCTCATCTGTCAAAGAATCTGGAAAACATGGACAGCTCACAGCAGCTACTATTCTGTTTTTACTATCCAGTATAGGAACTGCCACAGCTCTTATATTCACTGAATGCTCCATATTATCAAAAGAAAGCTTATTTATGTTTATTTTAAGAAGTTCTCTTTTTAGTTCTTCTCTATCAGTTATAGTATTTTCAGTATATTTAGGAAGATTTCTCTCTAAAAGTTTATTTAGTCTACTCTCACTTAGCTGGCATATTAAAAGTTTACTTGCTGCTCCTGCATGTAATGGAAATATTGCATTTTCAGAAACTGATATTTTGATAAAATCACTGCTCTCCACTTTTCCTATACTTCTTATTTTATCTTCATCCAAAACACTTATTTTAAAGGTTTCCTTAAACTTTAAAGATAGTTCCTCCAAATATGGATATGCTATATTTTTTATAAGAGTATATCTTTCATGCTTATTTGAAAAAAAATAAAATTTTTCTCCTATTTTGTATTCTCTTCCTTCTAAATTCAAATATTTAAGTTCTGTTAGAACTGATAAAAGTCTGTTTGTTGTTGCCTTAGGTATTTCTAAATCTTTTGAAATATCTGCTTGTGTAGCTGATTCTTTATAATAAAGATAGTTAAATATCTTATCTGCTTTTTCTATTGCAGGAACTTTTTTTTCATTTTCCATATCTCCCCCCTGTTTATATTATAATTCTCTATAATTAGTTCATCAAAATGAGTAATTTATTCAAAAATCTATAACATATTATACTATATTTTTCCATATATGGAACTAACTTTTTTATGCTTTTTTAATAGTTATTCTGTTATTTTGATAAAGTCTCATATAGTTTTATTAATTTTTGTTTCATATACGGAATTTTTTCTTTGTTTTTTTATTGTACTTTTTAATAATATTAAGTTATAAATAGATTATAAGATATTTAATAAAAAATAATATAAAAAGAAATCTAATATAACAAAAATTTCTATTTCAATACAATGTACACAATATGAATAATAAAAATTTTGTCATATTAGTAAAACTGAGGAGGACAGATTTATGAGAAAAAAACTTATGATGATTATTTTCACTTTAATGGCTGCTTGTGCCTTTGCTAAAGCTTATCCTAGTAAAAATATCAATATGATTGTACCATTCAGTGCTGGTGGTGGAACAGATGCAGTTGCTAGAAAATTAGGAAGTCTTATGGAAAAAGAGCTTGGTACTTCAGTAGTTATAGTTAATAAAACTGGTGGAGCTGGAGCTGTTGGAATGACTTTTGGAGCTACTCAAAAGAAAGATGGATATACAATTACTATGATAACTAGAGAAATAGTTTCATTACCTTTAATGAATCTTTCTCCAATCAGTTATAAAGATTTTTCATTAGTATCTTTAGTAAATATGGATCCTGCTGTTGTTTTAGTTGAAAAAGATTCTAAATATCAAACTTTAGATGAACTTTTGGCAGATGCGAAAGCAAATCCTGAAAAAATAAAATTTGCAAGTACAGCTAAACCTAATTTTTATGCTTTAGCCATAGAAAATGAAGCTGGAGTAAAATTTAATCATATTCCATATAATGGAGCTGGGGAAGTTATCCCAGCATTATTAGGAAAACATGCTGATTTCTCTTTAATGGGACCAGGAGAAGCTATTGGACAATTAAAAGCTGGTCAGTTAAGAGCTTTAGGAATTATGGCTGATACAAGAATAGAAAGCCTTCCAGAAGTTGCTACATTAAAAGAATTAGGACATGATGTTGTTTCTGGTACTTGGAGAGGTATTGCAGTACCTAAAGGAACATCACCTGAAATAGTTGCTGCTCTTGATGCTGCTATTAAAAAATCTGTTGAATCTGATGACTTTAAAGATTTTATGAATAACTCTACATTTGGAATCAAATATCTAAATGGAAAAGACTTTGAAACATTTATAATAGAAGATACTGCTACAATAGATTCTATAGTTAAATCTTTAAAATAATCATAAAGAATTCTTAAATTAATGTATGAAAGTGGGTGACCAAAAGCTAGATTAAATTTCTACTTATAAGTCACCCATATTTCATAAAAGGGGGATTAATTTTGTTAGAAACTGTTTTTTCTGCATTTCTATGCATAGTAAGTGTATTTATTTTTTATTCTTCTACTCAGTTTAATATGGCATTTATAGGAAATACTGGACTAGGTCCTGATTTCTTCCCTAAAGTTATTGCAGTTATTTTATTTATACTTTCTGCTATGCTTTTTGCTGGAAGTTTAAAAAACAAAGATAAAAAAAGTATTTACAATCCAAATATGAAATATACTTTCATGGTAATTTTTGCTTTTGCAGTATATGTATTTCTTATAGATAGAGTAGGTTATTTAATATCCACTATAATCTTTGCTTTTGTTGTAATAACTATTTTGAAAAGTAAATCAAAAATATTAAATATAGTATTTGCAGTAATATTTCCTATAGCTCTATATTTATTGTTTACTTATGCTTTTAAAGTATCTTTGCCTACTGGACTGTTTATATAATTAAAATAAGGGGGAAAATATAAATGTTTGGTCACTTAATACAAGGTTTATCTACTGCTCTTTTGCTGGGTAATTTATTTTATCTGGTTCTTGGGGTAACTGGTGGGATTGTCATTGGAGCTCTTCCAGGACTTACTGCTACAATGGGAGTTGCTATCCTGCTTCCATTTACTTTTGGAATGGATGCAGTTACTGGTCTTATAATGCTTGTTGGAATATATATTGGAGCTATTTATGGGGGATCTATCTCAGCTATTCTTTTGAATACTCCTGGAACTCCAGCATCAGCTGCCACTTGTTTTGATGGTTATGCTTTAGTAAAAAAAGGATATCCTACAAAGGCTCTTAGTGCTTCTACTATTGCTTCAGCATTGGGAGGACTTATCAGCTGTCTGGCTCTTGTTACTATATCACCTGTATTGGCAAAATTTGCTTTGAGGTTCTCTGCTCCTGAATATTTTGCATTAGCTCTATTTGGACTTACTATTATTGCAAGTATCTCAGCTGAAAATTTCTTAAAAGGAATAATTGCTGGAATGATAGGATTATTGATATCTTGTTTTGGTATGGATTCTATAACAAGTTATCCGAGATTTA encodes:
- a CDS encoding tripartite tricarboxylate transporter substrate binding protein; translated protein: MRKKLMMIIFTLMAACAFAKAYPSKNINMIVPFSAGGGTDAVARKLGSLMEKELGTSVVIVNKTGGAGAVGMTFGATQKKDGYTITMITREIVSLPLMNLSPISYKDFSLVSLVNMDPAVVLVEKDSKYQTLDELLADAKANPEKIKFASTAKPNFYALAIENEAGVKFNHIPYNGAGEVIPALLGKHADFSLMGPGEAIGQLKAGQLRALGIMADTRIESLPEVATLKELGHDVVSGTWRGIAVPKGTSPEIVAALDAAIKKSVESDDFKDFMNNSTFGIKYLNGKDFETFIIEDTATIDSIVKSLK
- a CDS encoding GntR family transcriptional regulator, which encodes MKLLNTEKNKTENNRQYIYRVLKDNIMNLNLKPGETVSEIELSELLNVSRTPVREAFVRLSEEKLLNVFPQKGSVVSKIDLNLVEEAVFLRKLCEKEMLEIACKDIQSKSLIKTLEKNIEYQKIIIKFKEDLHKFFELDNQFHTILFENYNKKNVWKTIKRLSTHYDRLRLIDALEKTNVEATLKQHIDIVKLIEEKDIEKIDSLITKHLLNFKEVINEYMEKYPEYFS
- a CDS encoding TRAP transporter large permease; translated protein: MVLTTALIMFIVLIITLLLGFPIAISIGISSVLAILPSLALDNTLVTGAQRIFSGISNFTLIAIPFFILAGNIMNQGGIAKKVVAFAQSLTGRIPGSLMQTNILANMMFGAISGSSVAACAAMGGILLPMEEEEGYDKKLGATVNIATAPTGLLIPPSNSLIVYSLVSGGTSVAALFMAGYIPGILWGIGCMALTFFLAKNRGMKGKASVQLKVILITFIDALPSLALIIIVIGGIIKGVFTPTEGSVVAVVYTLLLSMIFYRTINLKNLISIFEESAKMTGVIVFLIGVSTIMSWVMAFTGVPQAISTLILGITNNKYIILLLMNLLLLFIGTFMDVTPAILIFTPIFLPIVKAFGMSPIQFGIIIVFNLCIGNITPPVGNTLFVGVKVGNLKIEDVMRELIKYYVVIIIVLMFVTYIPDLSLYLPKLSGLIK
- a CDS encoding tripartite tricarboxylate transporter TctB family protein, whose protein sequence is MLETVFSAFLCIVSVFIFYSSTQFNMAFIGNTGLGPDFFPKVIAVILFILSAMLFAGSLKNKDKKSIYNPNMKYTFMVIFAFAVYVFLIDRVGYLISTIIFAFVVITILKSKSKILNIVFAVIFPIALYLLFTYAFKVSLPTGLFI
- a CDS encoding TRAP transporter small permease produces the protein MTEIRNFLNKIILSICVILFMFMTAVGTYQILVRYIFKSPSTVSEELISYSFAWMSMFAASYIFGKRDHMRMVFFIERFNKNVQARVGIITEIVVLLFAVGVLISGGAYIAVLSMTQTTPALGISMGYIYMVLPVCGIITAIYSVLNIFDLMKKSKEA
- a CDS encoding IclR family transcriptional regulator — its product is MENEKKVPAIEKADKIFNYLYYKESATQADISKDLEIPKATTNRLLSVLTELKYLNLEGREYKIGEKFYFFSNKHERYTLIKNIAYPYLEELSLKFKETFKISVLDEDKIRSIGKVESSDFIKISVSENAIFPLHAGAASKLLICQLSESRLNKLLERNLPKYTENTITDREELKRELLKININKLSFDNMEHSVNIRAVAVPILDSKNRIVAAVSCPCFPDSLTDERALKIAESMRKSCEEISKRLEYFNK
- a CDS encoding TRAP transporter substrate-binding protein, translating into MKKFAKFFLSIVFILGSILLLTSCNVGNGKTIIRVSHNQAADHPTNIGLLAFEEFIESRLGDKYDVQIFPNELLGSQVNTVELTQTGAINFTVASNAILESFDDIYQIFNLPYLFNSPEHYHTVMDNKELIKPIFTATEKSGFEAVAWLDAGTRNFYTVKKPIRTPDDLKGLKIRVQQSASNIRMMELFGGAATPMGFGEVYTALQQSVIDGAENNELALTSNKHGEVCKYYSYNMHQMVPDIVIGNIRFLNSLSHEERAIFDEGFKIISKVQREAWGSSVEKAIEEAKKMNVEFIYPDVLAFQEKVLPLHKEVLDANPKLKPIYDRIQEIGKEVIGGKN